In a genomic window of Streptomyces roseoviridis:
- a CDS encoding uridine diphosphate-N-acetylglucosamine-binding protein YvcK translates to MKPYRRRTSTLSVRRTLRRRGAQPKVVALGGGMGLSASLAALRRITGDLTAVVTVADDGGSSGRLREELGVLPPGDLRKALAALCGDDDWGQTWARVIQHRFQSRGEMHGHAVGNLLIVALWEQLGGDPVQALDLVGKLLGAHGRVLPMSAVPLELQALVKGHDPARPDDVDTVRGQATVALTPGEVQSVHLVPHDPPAVPEAVAAVLDADWVVLGPGSWFSSVIPHLLVPELLDALVETKARRVLSLNLAPQPGETEGFSPQRHLEVLARHAPKLALDVVLADEAAVPDASAREPLAEAAKRLGAAVELAPVARPDGAPKHDPELLAAAYDRIFRMHGRIGPWR, encoded by the coding sequence GTGAAGCCGTACCGCCGGCGCACGTCCACCCTCTCAGTGCGGCGTACGCTCCGCAGGCGCGGCGCCCAGCCCAAGGTCGTCGCGCTGGGCGGCGGCATGGGCCTGTCGGCCTCCCTCGCCGCCCTGCGCCGCATCACCGGCGACCTGACCGCCGTGGTCACCGTCGCCGACGACGGGGGCTCCAGCGGCCGGCTCCGCGAGGAGCTCGGCGTGCTGCCCCCCGGAGACCTCCGCAAGGCCCTCGCCGCGCTCTGCGGCGACGACGACTGGGGCCAGACCTGGGCCAGGGTGATCCAGCACCGCTTCCAGTCCCGGGGCGAGATGCACGGCCACGCGGTCGGCAACCTGCTGATCGTCGCGCTGTGGGAGCAGCTCGGCGGCGACCCCGTGCAGGCCCTGGACCTGGTCGGCAAGCTGCTCGGCGCGCACGGCCGGGTGCTGCCCATGTCCGCCGTGCCGCTGGAGCTCCAGGCCCTGGTCAAGGGCCACGACCCGGCCCGACCGGACGACGTGGACACCGTCCGCGGCCAGGCCACCGTGGCGCTCACCCCCGGCGAGGTGCAGTCCGTGCACCTGGTGCCGCACGACCCGCCGGCCGTGCCCGAGGCGGTCGCCGCCGTCCTCGACGCGGACTGGGTGGTGCTCGGTCCGGGCTCCTGGTTCTCCTCCGTCATCCCGCACCTGCTGGTGCCCGAGCTCCTCGACGCCCTCGTGGAGACGAAGGCCCGCCGGGTGCTCTCACTGAACCTCGCGCCGCAGCCCGGAGAAACCGAGGGCTTCTCCCCGCAGCGTCATTTGGAGGTTTTGGCACGACACGCCCCTAAACTCGCCCTGGACGTGGTGCTGGCCGACGAGGCCGCCGTGCCCGACGCGTCAGCGAGAGAACCCCTCGCCGAAGCCGCCAAGCGGCTCGGCGCCGCGGTCGAGCTGGCGCCGGTGGCCCGGCCCGACGGCGCTCCGAAGCACGATCCGGAGCTGTTGGCCGCCGCGTACGACCGTATTTTTCGGATGCATGGAAGGATCGGCCCATGGCGATGA
- the whiA gene encoding DNA-binding protein WhiA, whose product MAMTAAVKDEISRLPVTRTCCRKAEVSSILRFAGGLHLVSGRIVIEAELDTAMAARRLKRDVLEIFGHSSELIVMAPGGLRRGSRFVVRVVAGGDQLARQTGLVDGRGRPIRGLPPQVVSGATCDAEAAWRGAFLAHGSLTEPGRSSSLEVTCPGPEAALALVGAARRLSIAAKAREVRGVDRVVVRDGDAIGALLTRLGAHESVLAWEERRMRREVRATANRLANFDDANLRRSARAAVAAGARVQRALEILGEEVPEHLAAAGRLRMEHKQASLEELGALADPPLTKDAVAGRIRRLLAMADKRAQDLGIPGTESNLTEELDDSLVG is encoded by the coding sequence ATGGCGATGACGGCAGCGGTGAAGGACGAGATCTCCCGGCTCCCCGTCACCCGGACCTGCTGCAGGAAGGCCGAGGTCTCGTCGATCCTGCGGTTCGCGGGCGGGCTGCACCTGGTGAGCGGCCGGATCGTGATCGAGGCGGAGCTGGACACCGCGATGGCGGCGCGCCGGCTCAAGCGGGACGTCCTGGAGATCTTCGGGCACAGCTCGGAGCTGATCGTGATGGCCCCCGGCGGGCTGCGCCGCGGCTCGCGCTTCGTCGTGCGGGTGGTCGCGGGCGGCGACCAGCTGGCCCGCCAGACCGGGCTCGTGGACGGCCGCGGCCGCCCCATCCGGGGCCTGCCCCCGCAGGTGGTCTCCGGGGCCACCTGTGACGCCGAGGCGGCCTGGCGCGGCGCCTTCCTCGCGCACGGCTCGCTGACCGAGCCGGGCCGCTCCTCCTCCCTGGAGGTCACCTGCCCCGGGCCCGAGGCCGCGCTCGCCCTGGTCGGCGCCGCCCGCCGGCTCTCCATCGCCGCGAAGGCCCGCGAGGTCCGCGGCGTGGACCGGGTCGTCGTCCGCGACGGCGACGCCATCGGCGCCCTGCTGACCCGGCTCGGCGCGCACGAGTCGGTGCTGGCCTGGGAGGAGCGGCGGATGCGCCGCGAGGTCCGCGCCACCGCCAACCGCCTGGCCAACTTCGACGACGCCAACCTGCGCCGCTCGGCCCGGGCGGCGGTCGCCGCGGGCGCCCGGGTGCAGCGGGCCCTGGAGATCCTCGGCGAGGAGGTCCCCGAGCACCTCGCCGCCGCCGGCCGGCTGCGCATGGAGCACAAGCAGGCGTCCCTGGAGGAGCTGGGCGCCCTCGCCGACCCGCCGCTCACCAAGGACGCGGTGGCCGGCCGGATCCGCCGGCTGCTCGCCATGGCCGACAAGCGGGCCCAGGACCTGGGCATCCCCGGGACCGAGTCGAACCTGACGGAGGAGCTCGACGACAGCCTCGTCGGCTGA